GGGGCCGGACTGGACCTCGATGAGGTTGAGGGGGACCTTGCCGGGGTTCTCCAGCCGGTGGACGCAGCCGAGCGGCAGGAAGATGGACTCGTTCTCCCTGAGCAGGATCTTGTCGTCGTCGCGGGTGACGATCGCGGTGCCGTTCACCACCACCCAGTGCTCGGCGCGGTGATAGTGCTTCTGCAGCGACAGCTTCTCGCCGGGCTTCACGGTGATGCGCTTCACCTGGAAGCGGTCGCCGTTGTGGATCGACTGGTAGAAGCCCCACGGCCGGTGGACCCGCACGGTGTGGGTGGCGGCGGCATGGCCGTCG
This sequence is a window from Pseudoxanthobacter soli DSM 19599. Protein-coding genes within it:
- a CDS encoding cupin domain-containing protein, which encodes DGHAAATHTVRVHRPWGFYQSIHNGDRFQVKRITVKPGEKLSLQKHYHRAEHWVVVNGTAIVTRDDDKILLRENESIFLPLGCVHRLENPGKVPLNLIEVQSGPYLGEDDIVRIEDIYARPEFETSKR